The Xiphophorus couchianus chromosome 6, X_couchianus-1.0, whole genome shotgun sequence genomic interval ctagaatttacagggtttccgttacgcgcagtgaccctcagtcactcgccgtttttCTTCCTAAGAATCctcttctgtaaaaacaaataaagaaatctttttAAGGGAAAATGCTGGgttcaaatgtgaaaattagAATTTACATGAAGTGATTATATCAAACCCAAACTAATCCTGTTCCAGttaaaagttataaaagttGTTGGAAATGTGATGCAacaattctttttttaccaaaataaaagccacaaattgaaaaaaataaactaaaaaaaaaagaattttggagttatattgtgaaAAGTCAGTGTTCCAAATGCTACATTAAAACTGCCTCTGAAATTTTAACCTGCGCCTGGAAATGACCACAATCAGGTGTAGTCCATTCTGTTTGGAAGTGATTAAAGCAGAAGGTTTTACGGGGGAAAAGCAGGAAACAGGTTTTCTCCCAATTTCATCTTATCTGAAAGGAGACTTTAGATAAAGTAGCCAATAATTGTGCTAAAGTAAGAGTATTTGTACTCagataaaattacaaatttaccATTCAAAAATTTACTCCAGAGAAAAATTGACTacaaaagtacttttaataaacaaatgatatcattagaaagacaaaaaactgtaaagttATGAGcaaattgttgtatttttaagacaaaatacaatataattAATTGCAAAAATTTCAAAGCTTAAGAAACTTttccaaaatataatttttttgtttaaaattaatcaaactaATACTAACAGTGGGTAATGTGTTCATACATATTTGGCCGCCAGGctcagcagacagaaaacagcaTCAGAACAAAGCTagtaaaaaaacaggaagtctcACTTCAACCTAAACACTGTCTGGTGCTTTTATAGTTAACATGACAGTGATCATATATTCTTCCATTAGTCTGTCCTGTGTCCATCTATCAAagttttttatgcacatttcGAAGTATCAAATTATAAAAGTTTGATGGAAATggcaatattaaaaaaaacttcctcaattttgcaaaaaattttgcttttctgtaCACAGCGGGCCGTCCTGATTGGTCCAGACGGCCAGAGGGCGCACGCGAACTTCTCTCGTGATCAAAGAAGATGGGCGGGGCTCTGGAACAGCGGCGCTCTCTGATTGGGTAATTTCTAATTAGCGCTGCTCACAACAAATCGgagtgtttttttccttcttttgcgttttttgtttagtttttgtgtcTTAAAGTTTTTAAACGCTTTAAGAAAAGTGccgttttaaaaaaaggcaatagATAAATTAGTGAATTTATatctaaaaaaagtaaaaatcaggtATTTTGGGCATTATTAAGTTTATTAGGTCccaaattaataaatgtattgtttaaaaacatttaattctaaAATTATATGGATAGGTCTCAattatgttgtttagttgttgttgcttttttaaaaaaagactctatttgaagttattattatttttgcttcagttaaCGTTTCATAACGCTTTGATAAAagtcttgttaaaaaaaatttacttattgCATTTAAACCCAAAGAATAAAGAAATTGAGCATTGTGAGTAAGTCTATTATGTCCAAAATTAGTAAGTGAATggtctaaaaatatttatttacaagatTATATAGATAGGGTTCGATTATGTTGcttagtttaacattttttatttttacatggatAATGTAATTTTTGCTGCATTAAACTGCctcaaatcaatcaataaatattattaacaGATAAAGATGAACCTGACTAAATACCATATATGataaattatgaagtaaaaCAATGTGAGCGAAAACATCAAACcgatttttaggttttaaaacgttttttattaaaattcctccTGCTGTTCCTCACTCCTATCGCCAGAGGGCGATAAGGAGACAGAAAACCATCTTCATTTGTAACGTATTTTCCGGTTCCCTTCCCTTCTCGGTGCCGTCAGTGGACCTAAACGTGTCCCGACAAAATGGCActttataactttaaaaagatTATGGTGGTTCCCACCGCCAAGGTAAGTTTTATTTCGCTAATTTCGCGGTTTAAACAGATTTCCGCTCAAGTCGTTGTGAGAAATGATCAAAAGACAGGAAAGAAAACACCGAAGGAAAACACGTGTTTTACTGCAGCTGCCTagtgtgcttttaaaaaacaaactagaggcgaaattaatttttacaggacatttgtaatgaaaatgtaatgaaagaCGGCCAACTTATACGTAAAATTGTGGAATTACGTGGGAGATTAACAACTAATTGGATATTTATGGAGGAAATTAGAAAACCGGAGGTTACTGGACCTTTAAACGTAAAATCGGCGGCTTGCTGgacatttttggttaaaatgagAGAAATCCAGAGAAAGCCattatttatggtcaaaataaaagataattCAAGAGGTTACTGGACCTTTAGATTAGTAATCTTGAggcttttttcttgttgttgaaaATAGGTCCGGAAATGGCAGCTAAATTGATATTTATGGTGGAAAACGGTGCTAAAACAGGAGATTACTGGGTCTAACGCAGTTAGCAGGAAGTGTTTAGTGGAGATTAGTGAAATCAACATAAATCTGGGCATTTATGGTGGAAATGGTTGAGAAAACAGCGGGTTTCTGGAGCTTTAAACTGGAAATCTGGACATTTGTGGTTAAAATAAGTGAGGAAATGTCAGCTAACTGGACACTTATGGTGGAAatcaaaaagaaacagcagttAACTGGACATTTTGGTGTAAATTTTAgaaatcaacagaaaactggATATTTATGGAAGAAATTAGTGAGAAAATGGGCTTCCTGTACCTTtaaggtgaaaatgttttaacacttatgataaaaaataaattaggaaatGGCATGTAACTGGATATCCTTGGTGGATATTAGAAAAATCAATAGCAATCCTTGTATTTATGGTGAAAGTGGGAGATAAAACTGGAGGTTGCTGGACATTTAAACTATAAATTtgctgttaaaagaaaatattttaaaaattgtcctTCTGATTTTCCACTTAAGTATGAAATTGGTTTCTGAAAACTTGATTGACTGACTGAGCAAGGCTTTCTGTATATTAGCATTGATATAATAAAACTTAGAGACTTTTAAATAAGAAGCACTGAGTCTTTTTGATTAGCTTTCTTGCTGCAGAATTTgatcatgacaaaaaaaatcaaagcaattaATTTCTGAAGTTGAAATCTTAAAACAATGTAGGGAAAAGTTTCCTAATTGCTGATCTGTTGCATGTCGGCTCAGATTTGGGTTCCTCTTGTTGTCCAGATATTTTTCCTGCTCTGATAACTTTTGTTATGTTCAGAAATTTCCTGAAAAACCAAACCGCCGGCGTTTTGTTTGCTGTCTCTAACCTGCGAGTCACGCCTTCATCTCCATCCCCGCAGGAATTCATCGACGTCACTTTATCCAAAACTCAAAGGAAGACGCCGACAGTGATACACAAGCATTACCAGATCCACCGCATCCGGCACTTCTACATGCGGAAGGTGAAATTCACGCAGCAGAACTACCACGACCGACTCACGCAGATCCTCACCGACTTCCCCAAACTCGACGTAAGACCCTAGATTTGAGTCTTTTTTGTTCTGATCTGGTTTCTGCAGGCAGGTTGTGATCATCTCTTTATTTTCCCAGGATATCCATCCGTTTTATGCTGATCTGATGAACGTGCTGTATGACAAAGACCACTACAAATTGGCCTTAGGACAGATAAACATCGCCAGGAACCTCATCGACAAGTaagtccaagaaattactcaagttagagtaaaaaggtatttggtaaaaagtccaTTCCATTACTGAATAACTAATCAAGTTATCaatcttttaatatttaaaaattacaccatCAGACAGACCAatatataaagttaagtgggaAATTTGGTGtcttaaggaccaaaatgacaataattaatataaatatttaaaaataacgtagctggagatgggcaccagcaagcCTCCCGACAcaattagggacaagggtgaacagaaaatggatggatggatttaaaaataacaaaattaggcaaaatatatttttttccaaatcaatttcctTCAATAAAAATCTTATAAACTTGaacaaaactgcaggtgtgtgtctgtgcccGGTGAATTTTTggtcaaaacatgtttgtttttgattcagtgggtaaaatccaaaaattttactcaagtgagagcagaaatacttcataataaaattactctagtaaaagtagaaagtacagcatagtaaaaatactcctaaaagtaaattttaaaaaaacttcacTGAAGTGAATATAATTGAGTTACATTGTTGCTCATTATTGGCAGTGAAAATCTGTTAAAGTCACAGATGTGGTGATCAGTGTGTTTTGAATTTGGTTTTTGGGATTAGAAACTTCTGCTAGAGATGGATTGATATGAAACTTTGATATCTGATGTCACTGTTATGGCGGACATTCGTCAATATTAGACATTCCTTAATagaaaatcttaccaatttTTGATATTCTTTTTAACTTATGTGACAAACAAGAGGAGATGACATTTGGAACATGTATTTAAAACAGTTCTATGTGGTTCAACACTGTATTAAATCCCATCAGTCTATATataatcaaaaatacatttgtgcaTAAATAACCAACCTGCAGGAGATTCccaaaggcttttattttgaaggtgtCTCTTTTTAACTCGTCCAGTGTTGCCAAAGATTACGTGCGTCTGATGAAGTATGGAGACTCCATGTACCGGTGCAAACAGCTGAAGAGAGCCGCTCTGGGTCGGATGTGCACCATCCTGAAGAGGCAGAAGTCCAGTCTGGAGTACCTGGAGCAAGGTGAGAGGCGAGCGATGACCCGCCGTCCGCTCAGGCGGATCTTTAGCTAaatcttctggttctgatcccaAACAGTTCGTCAGCATCTGTCCCGTCTGCCGAGCATCGACCCGAACACCAGGACCCTGCTGCTGTGTGGATACCCCAACGTAGGCAAGTCCAGCTTTATCAACAAGGTGAGCAGCGCAGAAACGATTTATCAAAGATttaaataatcgtcaactattTTAGTAATTGGTTAGTTGTTAACTGGGGTGTACAGACTCAAAATAAGGCCATCTGCTggaagaacaacacactcagagctgaaataaagctaaatatgtacaaaaaatcaaaacagttttaatttaaaataataaatctgttgtattcaaaactcctcaagtggcagttttccAGTTCAAACTGGCAGTTTTCCCTGTTTGAGactaatttttaatatttttgaaggacaatttttgtttacagaaacttcatatttcattatatttatggttttgtttgtatttgtttttttatttattgattttaattgttgctttttttattttggatacattatattactttaaaatgtcctcaaaacaacaatattataatttattgcaatCATTTCAGACGTGTTTGAAGGATTTTTTAGCTGTGGATTCATCCTTTGCTCCAAATAATTAAGTAGTACTCTAAGAAAATTCAATGTTATagtattttaggcaataaaatgtttattttcttatttcttaaaaaataattatttttattttgcttacagttttaagtatttattgttatgtaaaattagcttcagtgattaaatgaaatatCTGCAGAATTTGAATCAATTAATTCACAGAATAATTTATtgagtaatcaattaattatcaAAGTAGTGGATTGAATAACCCATTAATTGTCAGAAATAGGCTGCTGACGCAGGAATTCTGACGACGTGTAAAATGACCTTTCCCCTCAGGTCACCAGAGCAGATGTTGACGTGCAGCCGTACGCATTCACCACCAAGTCTCTGTTCGTGGGTCACATGGACTACAGATACCTCCGCTGGCAGGTACCACTCGGCTGCTGCAGATCGCTGCAGaccgctgctgctgcagaggagCTGAATGTTTGGTGTTTGGTTGCAGGTGGTGGACACGCCCGGCATCCTGGACCACCCTCTGGAGGAGAGGAACACCATCGAGATGCAGGCCATCACGGCTCTGGCTCACCTGCGGGCGGCGGTGCTGTACGTCATGGATCCGTCGGAGCAGTGCGGACACACGCTGCAGGAGCAGCTGGAGCTCTTCAGCAACATCCGGCCGCTGTTCGCCAACAAGGTGCGACCTCCACACCCgacatattaaaaacaaagaggaaaagatTATCTGTTTTCCTGCCACCATTCTGGATATTTACTGAAGAAGCATCGTGTTCTTAGTCTTTTCTTGCTCCTGTTTtactctttaaaataccaagAACCTTCCTCAGACATAACAACAGAATAACTATAAAATAAGTTAACATCCCTTGATTTTACTCGCATTGAAAACtaacttttatgtgttttcttggaatattataattttattttgtagtaaacaaacacagagaacatGGATGTGAAGTAGAAGGATGAGGATTCATCTTGTGTCTgcaattttaacagaaaaaatctgcaaagtgttttattttcattcagccCCATTTACTCTTATACCCTCTAATAAAACACAGCCTTTGTAAACAGAGTCCAGCTTTGATTTATAAGTCAGTCCCTCCTGGATGTTGTGGTCTAAAATGACCAAATTATCAGcagctttttcaaaaaattgcatattttttaagCCCTATTTTTGCCATAActgcatctttaaaaagtttaaattgctGCACACAACCTtcgccaaaaaataaaaaattaacattgttaatatttaattcCCAGCTTCCTGGAGCAATCTAAGCACACCATATTGGAGAGAAGATGTAAAGATTTGTAGTTTTTGGTTTACACTTGTTGGAAATCTTAACTCTACTCATGAAACTGAATAAATCACCCATCtgctgaaacatggtggtggcagcgtcgTGCTGTGGGAAGGGGAAAGTGTTGAGAATTCATATTGGGAATATGGATGGAGGTACATCCAGGAGAGTCATGgatgaaaacatatttgagGCTGCACGTTCACCTTCTGGAGATGCAATAAAATGGCTctaaaatggcctagtcaaagtccaaacctcaCGCTATTTTTCAGTGTGTGGAAAGACAAAAATTTATGTTGAGACTCCTTCCATCCAAGATAAAAATGTCTGCAGGTGTGTAAATCTGAACCTCCAGTGAAAGATGCAGTCAGGGGCTTcatgcaaatgcatgccacacttttcagacttttatctgtttttatcgCATAAAAATCCCAGAAATAATTACTGTAAGGCAGTAAAACTGAACGTCTGTTTTCTTCAGTGAACTTTGGCTCCCTCTAGAGGTCGGAGGGAAACCAACAAAAGATTTTCTGGCaaatttttccacatctttgtgtttttgtttcagtttatttcagaaactgtgCTCAACTTATTCTGTTGgggatattttaaaatatgaatccTGTCTTatgcttttactttttcctgTGACATCAAACCAAAACCATCTAATTGTTTCTCGTTCCTGCAGCCTCTCATTGTTGTTGCAAACAAATGTGATGTGAAGAAGATCAGCGAGCTGTCGGAGGAGAACCAGGTCGGTTGTCAGTTCCTCCGCTCATCGTTTTATTTTGAGCCTCTCTAAGCTGAAGGTTTTATCTGTTACCAGAAAATCTTCGCGGATCTCTCCGCAGAGGAAATCCCGGTCATCGAGACGAGCACGCTGACGGAGGAGGGCGTCATCAAGGTGAAAACCGAGGTGAGATCCGACAGCAGGCGGGCTCGTTCTGACGCTCTGGTGGGATTATTAtcggatcttttttttttaacgccGCTGCGTTCCTCAGGCCTGCGACCGACTCCTGGCTCAACGTGTCAACACCAAGATAAAGGGCAAGAAGGTCCATGACGTCCTCAACAGGCTCCACCTGGCCATGCCTTCCAAGAGGGATGAGAAGGTCGGTTAGGCCTGGAGCTGTCAAAaattaatctgaacattttaatcTCCATAAGAAATTAATGGAGAACGACATTTCTGtattgatgtttaaaacaaaatggcttcctttAAACCTCCCTGAGTATAAAAACCTGAGAAGACATGTTTGGCTTGAGACAATAAactattttcttaaacatttttttttttaaatgtaaagatatttgcatttttcatatgggcagttgcccaggtcGGGAACAAAAAATGGGTGGGGCACCCAAGAActagaaaatataattaattttatctgTCAGTTGTCCCCTGAAGAAGTTTGCTGCTACTTGCATTCAAGTAGTGAAGTAAGTTTCCCTTAGTTCACATGACCTGCTTTCTCCCacaagaaaaatcaaataattgtttatattttgattaatGGCAATAAATCACAGAGCTAGAgagtgattaatctgattaagtttgttttaattgattgatATCACTGGTTAAAGCCAAACAGCATCTCTGAGGAGTTCAGGTTAAAAACGGGTTTCTGATGTTTCCCAGGAGAGACCGCCGTTCATCCCAGAAGGAGCTCTGAACCGGAGGAAAGCCATGGAGGTCGACACACCCAAACGCAAACTGGTACGTAAACATTACAGCGACACGCTCACCTGGAAAAGTAGCTTACAGTTTATATTATCCTTATCTTCTCACCTTACCCTTGAGTTACTCAGATGCTTATTAAACTCAGATCTGGATGCTTGGACTgaatttttgtatattttttactttcttatctgactcctttgtttttctttaaggcTTTTTGTCCTGAGAATTTTAgtcatttaacagaaaatatctaaaaagaatttttttttctccacaatccTTGTTTTATTAACTATGAACAACAAAATAGTGTTATCTCATAAAAATCAGCTGCAAACACATCAGCAGGTCCTTTTAGTTCAGCTATCAacatgctgaaataaaaatttgtatTCACTGTTAGTTaaagatatttgcatttttaagcaataaataaataaaaagtcatacaAATAATATCTaccatgatttttttaaaaaaagttctttgTCCTTCTATAAATCCTATTTTACTGCAGAAATAAATGTGGAACAacaaattaatctgaaataaatggTAACTTGTAATtgttcagcatttatttttgcttcattcttCTTCATAAATCTGAGCATAGTAATAATAAGTAAAGCTGCATTTGTTCATGAATTATCTTTATAATGTCTGCATAGATTCTCCAACCAGCCATCTGCTGCACTCAGGTTAAAAATAACATCCCTGAAAGTTCATACAAATCATGAATTATTGCAgattaaacagcaaaaaatgaacttttataCAACAGAAGGAATTTCAGTCTGTTTGATGGAGCTTTTCGGGTGAAAAATTTATGAACATATTGTGATTA includes:
- the gtpbp4 gene encoding GTP-binding protein 4; the encoded protein is MALYNFKKIMVVPTAKEFIDVTLSKTQRKTPTVIHKHYQIHRIRHFYMRKVKFTQQNYHDRLTQILTDFPKLDDIHPFYADLMNVLYDKDHYKLALGQINIARNLIDNVAKDYVRLMKYGDSMYRCKQLKRAALGRMCTILKRQKSSLEYLEQVRQHLSRLPSIDPNTRTLLLCGYPNVGKSSFINKVTRADVDVQPYAFTTKSLFVGHMDYRYLRWQVVDTPGILDHPLEERNTIEMQAITALAHLRAAVLYVMDPSEQCGHTLQEQLELFSNIRPLFANKPLIVVANKCDVKKISELSEENQKIFADLSAEEIPVIETSTLTEEGVIKVKTEACDRLLAQRVNTKIKGKKVHDVLNRLHLAMPSKRDEKERPPFIPEGALNRRKAMEVDTPKRKLERDLEMELGDDYVLDLQKYWDLMNEDEKNDKIPEVWEGHNVADYIDPDIMRKLEELEKEEELKERAGEYESDEDSEDEEMQEIRSLAKQIREKKQLLVLESKEKDVHGPRMPRTATKVEKKKLEKEMSNLGLDMTEKNDSHYALQARRSRSVTRKRKREASAASAPPTSKTRSQSASRPPRDQSGLRDVKMVKKAKKMMKNSQRDMNRQARKGESDRHVFDLKPKHLLSGKRKSGTKDRR